One genomic window of Globicephala melas chromosome 8, mGloMel1.2, whole genome shotgun sequence includes the following:
- the LOC115839435 gene encoding LOW QUALITY PROTEIN: olfactory receptor 10T2-like (The sequence of the model RefSeq protein was modified relative to this genomic sequence to represent the inferred CDS: inserted 1 base in 1 codon) → MDNHTTVSTFLLWGFSSFPDRQDLSFVMIFFSHVTILVANVSIMVAIKLSHNLHTPTYFFLCGLSFSETCTTMVITPRMLVDLLSESKTISLXERGTQMFFFFGLGANNCLLLAAMSYDHYTAIHNPLHYTILMTQKICCQLMTASCVTGIVVSLCIVLVVFNLSFCDSSTIKHFFCDVTSVVSLAWDYTFFQKKVLLAFSAFVLVGSFIFIMISCVFIGSIVMRMPSAQGRYKAFSTCSFHLTVVCIHYGFAGFVYLRPKDSDSFREDTLMPVTYTVLTPLLNPIVYSLRNKEMKISLKKVLGNICRFSPRW, encoded by the exons ATGGACAATCATACCACAGTGAGCACATTCCTTCTGTGGGGATTTTCCAGTTTCCCAGACAGGCAAGATCTCTCCTTCGTGATGATTTTCTTCTCCCATGTGACCATCCTGGTTGCAAATGTGTCCATAATGGTGGCCATCAAGCTCAGTCACAATCTTCACACCCCCACGTACTTTTTCCTCTGTGGTTTGTCCTTTTCAGAAACCTGTACCACTATGGTAATCACCCCCCGCATGCTAGTGGACTTGCTATCAGAAAGCAAGACCATTTCTC CTGAGCGTGGCACAcagatgtttttcttctttggcttGGGAGCTAACAACTGCTTACTCTTGGCTGCCATGTCCTATGACCATTACACTGCTATTCACAACCCGCTGCACTACACCATCTTGATGACCCAAAAGATCTGCTGTCAGCTCATGACAGCTTCTTGTGTTACTGGGATTGTGGTGTCACTGTGCATTGTCCTTGTAGTATTCAACTTGTCGTTCTGTGACTCCAGCACCATCAAGCACTTTTTTTGTGACGTTACATCTGTAGTCTCCCTTGCCTGGGATTACACCTTTTTTCAGAAAAAGGTTCTTCTTGCCTTCTCTGCCTTTGTTTTGGTGGGgagctttattttcattatgatttcCTGTGTCTTCATTGGGTCCATAGTTATGAGGATGCCATCTGCCCAGGGGAGGTATAAGGCCTTCTCCACTTGCTCCTTCCACCTCACTGTGGTGTGCATACACTATGGATTTGCTGGCTTTGTCTATCTGAGACCCAAGGACAGTGACTCATTCCGTGAAGATACGCTGATGCCTGTGACATATACAGTACTGACACCTCTGCTTAATCCCATCGTTTACAGtctaagaaacaaagaaatgaaaatatcccTAAAGAAAGTACTAGGCAATATATGTAGGTTTTCTCCTAGATGGTAA